GTGCAAACCCCAACTGCCAACGGCCACTTACCTGATGCACTCAACGCTCCCATACATGGTACTTAAGTAGAGGGCCATGAGACGAATAAGCGTTTCCTGCCCTCATTGATTGCCACATTGGTCGTGCAATCTATATATTGTGACCGATAGGTCTCAGAAGGTCATTGACCATTTTGTGTAATCCTTTATGTTAGACCGGATGGCAATGGATATTGCCCGCCGGGGTACCGCGTTTGTGGTCCCGCCCCGGACCACAATAAAGGCACCTTGCTAACAATAACAACCAAGAGAGCCGATTTATGACATCGCACAAGAGCACGTATCGTTTTACCCGCGGCGTTCTGTCGCTGGCAGTAGCCACTGCCATCGCCGGCGTAGCCACGCCCAGTGTCGCCCAGCAGGATTTTGCACTGGAAGAAATCGTCGTCACCGCCCAGAAGCGCGCGGAATCCGTCGATGACGTCCCAATTACCATCAACGCCTTCGCCGCCGACGGCATCCGCGAAATGGGCGCCCAGAACGTCAATGACATGGGCACGTTCATCCCCGGCGTTGAAACCAACGTGGGCGACACCAGCCAGGCGAGCTTCACCATTCGCGGTATTTCCACCAATGACTTCGGCTCAGGCTCAGACCCAGCCGTTGCCGTCTATGTAGACGGTGTTTACACCGGTCACGGCGGTTCAGCACTGGTCAACTTCAATGACATCGATCGCGTTGAAGTGCTGAAAGGCCCGCAGGGTACGCTGTTCGGCCGTAACGCCGCCGCCGGTGCAATCAGCATCACCACCAAAGCCCCGTCTCAGGAGACCGAGGGCTATGTGGATGTCCAGATGGGCAACTACAACAAACAGAAAATTGCCATGGGTTTCAGCACCGGCCTGAGCGACACAGTGGCATTCCGCGTAGGTGGCTACACCAACAAGCGCGACGGCTTTATCAATAACGCCTCAGACACCGGGATTGCCGGTGACAGCCTGTGGACCGAAGACGACCATGGCGTGGTAGCTTCATTGCTGTGGCAACCCGGCGAGAACACCGATGTGATCCTGCGCGGTGACTACAACAAAGAAGACACCGATGGCCCTATCGGCTCTTCCTTTACACTGGCACCCGACAATATTTACGACGATTACACCACTGACAACGCCGGTTTTAATGATCGCACCATCCAGGGTGCCAGCCTGACTATCACCCACGGCTGGGATGACTTCACGTTGACATCTATTACCGCCCAGCGTGGTTACGAATTCCATCAGAATGAAGAGGAAGACGGTACCGACAACGCGCGCTTCTTCCTGACCACTGACACGATTGAAGACCAAAGCCAGTTCAGCCAGGAATTCCGGTTGAATTTTGAAAATGAAGATATCAAGTGGTTCGTAGGCGCCAGCTACTTCAAAGACAAGATTGACCAGACCTATCTGGTGGATGCCACCACTATTACGCTGGATACATTCTTCCTGGTGGATGCTTTCGGTGCAGTATTTGAAAATCCTGCTGCCTATGTAGCGGCCAATCCGCAGTTGACTGGCGGCGGCATGCAGGGCTTTCTGACCACTGGCATAGCACCAATGCTGAATGCCCAATTGGCTCCCTTCGGCTTGTCTATGCAGGCTGTAGATATCGGCAATGCCACTGTAAGCAACCTGAATGCGGCCAACGGCGGAACGCCTTGGCAGGAAGCGATGCACAACAGTCGAGAGCTCACGAGCTACGCAGTTTATGGTGATGTGACTTACTCCATAACCGACACCATCGATGCGACCCTGGGTCTGCGCTGGAGTAAAGACGAAAAAGACTTCGCGATTCAGTCCAGCTACACCAATCTGATCCAGATCCCGACATTGACTGTCAATGCTCTGAACACCAGCCTGCCTACTTCTGCTATTCCAGGCGCTCCGCAGGCTATTCCGTTCGGCCTGATCTTCTTTGAGCAGATTGGCACCCCAGGAAACCCCGAGCTGAAAAATGACGCCTGGAGCTCTGTCGACCCACGTCTGGTTGTGAATTACCGCCCAACCGACGACATGATGATCTTCGGTTCACTGGCCAAAGGCTACAAGGCCGGCGGCTTTAATAGCCTGGGCGACGACCCAAGCTTCGATAATGAAGATGTGATCAACGGTGAAGTTGGTATGAAATCCAAATTCATGGATGGTCGCATGCGTCTTAACGCTTCCTACTATTACTTCGAATACGACAACCTGCAAATCCTCAAGCTTTCCGGGCCTGCAGGCGTGATTCCCACTTACAACATCAAAAACGCCGACGCGAAAGGCCAGGGTGTTGAGCTGGAATGGCAATTCCTTGCCACCGAAAACCTGATGCTGGCCGCCAACTATGGCTGGACCACCACCGAGTACACCCGCTACGAACAGTTTGATGGTGACGAACCCGGATTTACCCTCGTGGGTGAGCCCTTGTCTTCTATGCCTGAAAACAAGTTCAACGCCATGGCGGAATACACCTTTAACTTCGCCAATGACCTGGCCTTCCGCATTCGTGGTGATTACAACTACACCGGCGACCGTGTGAATAACTCAGGCGTAGGTGCAGGCCAAGAAATCGAAGGCTTCCAGGTAGTCAACCTGCGCGCCACGCTGGAAAATGCAGCGGGCGACTGGTCTCTGGCCCTGTACGCCAACAACCTGTTTGACGAAGAGTACCTGTGGGATATCGGCGGTACTGGTGACGGTATCGGCTCTCCTGTGGCGACCCGTGGCCTGCCACGCATGTACGGCCTGCAGGCACGCTATAACTTCTGATCGGGTAGCTGATCTGAAGGCATAGTTTTACAGGGGGCTACGGCCCCCTTTTGTTTTAAAAATAAAAAATACGCGGCTAACAACCTATTTGTCGCGAGAGGCAAACAACGAGAGAGCAATACCATGGCGAGTTTAATCACAGTGCTGGCCGCCCCTTTCTATCTGCTGTTAATCGGCATTGAGCTGTGGGTAGACAAAAAGCGCGGTACCGGGCACTACCGGATCAACGATGCATTCGGCAGCATGGCGCTGGGCATCATCTCGCGCACCCATCGGTTGATTCTATTTGCGTTTGGCGCCTACATCCTGAGCGAATTTGTCCCCAAACTGACGGTCATCGATTGGCAGGAAAATTTACTGCTGGCGTGGGTCATCGCCTTCGTTGGTTACGATCTGACCTACTACTGGAGTCACCGCTTTGGCCATGAGATCAACTGCCTCTGGGCCGGGCACGTGGTGCACCATCAGTCCGAAGACTACAACCTGACCACTGCTTTACGCCAAACCAGTGGCGGCTTCTTCGATTGGATCTTCAGCATTCCGCTCTACATGCTTGGCATTCCGGTGGATATCATCGTTGCCAGCGCCGGATTCAATCTGATCTATCAGTTCTGGGTGCACACACAACATATCGACAAGTTGGGCTGGATGGAAAAGTGGTTTGTCACACCCAGCCATCATCGCGTGCATCATGCACAGAACCCCATTTATTGGGATAAAAACTACGGTGGTGTCTGGATTATCTGGGACAAAATGTTTGGCACCTTTCAGCCCGAACGCGAAGATACGCCGATCATCTATGGTGTCAGCCGGCCGCTCAACACCATGAACCCGCTGAAAGCCAATTTGCAGGTATGGTGGTATCTGTTGCGCGATGCCATCCAGTGCAAAAGCTGGTGGGACAAAATCAGAATCTGGTTTATGCCCACTGGCTGGCGCCCGGCCGATATGGAAACCCGGCTGCCAATAGCCAAAACTGACATGGACAACTTCACTAAATACGACCCGTTTACCAGCGATAAAATAAAATTTTACGCGCTGTTCCAATTGGCCGCGGGGATGGTGCTGGGCATCTATTTCATCTTTCATTTCGCCAACCTTGATTTCTGGCTCAAGCTGCTGGGCTGGCTATTTGTCACCCTGCCATTAATCAGCGCCGGCCACTTGCTGGACGGCGGCAACATCCGCTGGGAAATTGCGCGCTTCATCTTGTCGTGCCTGGGCTTTTTCGCCTGCCTCGGGTTGATGAGTACACCCAGCTTGTACCTGCTGGGCGGCTATTTGCTTCTCAACATCCCACTGCTCGTGCTACTGTCCCCTTCACCTGAGCCCCGGCCAGCCTGAACGGCCAGCCGGTTGCGCAATGGAATGAAGAAAAAAACAATAAACAACAAGGACACCCCATGAACAAATCCTTTATTGCAGCAATGGTATTGCTGGCGGCTTTACCTGCCGCCTTACAAGCCCAGACAGTCGACGCCGACAATCCGGCAAGCGAAACCAGCACCGAAGTACAGAGCGAAGAACAAGCCTATCAGGCGTGGGCCGAACAGTTCCTCAACAGTCTCGATCCACAGACCGGCACCATCGAGTTACCGGGCGGCATTGCCAGCCTGGAAGTACCAGACAGTTTTTATTACCTGTCGCCCGAAGATGCAAAAAAAGTACTTGAAGATGCCTGGGGCAATCCGCCTTCGGAATTAGGACTGGGCATGCTGTTCCCCTCAGCCTACACCCCGCTGGATGGCGACTCCTGGGGCGTGACTATCGACTTCGAGCAGCAGGGCTATGTGTCTGACGAGGATGCAGCCGACATTGACTACAACGATCTGCTGGCAGAAATGCAAGCCGATACCCGGGAAGAATCCAAATACCGGGTTGAACAGGGCTTTGAAACACTGGAGCTGGTTGGCTGGGCCGCACAACCTTACTACGACGCCAACACCCACAAACTGTATTGGGCCAAAGAATTACGCTTTGGCGATATGGAACAAAACACGCTGAACTACAACGTCCGTGCGCTTGGTCGCCGCGGTGTACTGGTGATGAATTTCATTGCGTCTATGCCCCAACTGCCTGAGATCGAAGCCTCCCGGGACCAGGTGCTGGCCATGGCGACGTTCAATGACGGCCACCGCTACAGCCAGTTCAACCCCGATATCGACGAGGTGGCAGCCTATGGCATTGGCGGACTGATTGCAGGTAAGGTATTGGCGAAAACCGGATTCCTGGCGATCGCGTTGGTTTTCCTGAAGAAGTTCTGGTTTGTATTATTGTTGCCATTGCTGTGGCTGAAAAACCTGGTGTTCAAAAAGAAAACTGCCTGACCCTACGCAGGTAAAAAAAAGCCCCGGAAATCCGGGGCTTTTTAGGTTTC
This region of Simiduia agarivorans SA1 = DSM 21679 genomic DNA includes:
- a CDS encoding sterol desaturase family protein, whose protein sequence is MASLITVLAAPFYLLLIGIELWVDKKRGTGHYRINDAFGSMALGIISRTHRLILFAFGAYILSEFVPKLTVIDWQENLLLAWVIAFVGYDLTYYWSHRFGHEINCLWAGHVVHHQSEDYNLTTALRQTSGGFFDWIFSIPLYMLGIPVDIIVASAGFNLIYQFWVHTQHIDKLGWMEKWFVTPSHHRVHHAQNPIYWDKNYGGVWIIWDKMFGTFQPEREDTPIIYGVSRPLNTMNPLKANLQVWWYLLRDAIQCKSWWDKIRIWFMPTGWRPADMETRLPIAKTDMDNFTKYDPFTSDKIKFYALFQLAAGMVLGIYFIFHFANLDFWLKLLGWLFVTLPLISAGHLLDGGNIRWEIARFILSCLGFFACLGLMSTPSLYLLGGYLLLNIPLLVLLSPSPEPRPA
- a CDS encoding DUF2167 domain-containing protein; its protein translation is MNKSFIAAMVLLAALPAALQAQTVDADNPASETSTEVQSEEQAYQAWAEQFLNSLDPQTGTIELPGGIASLEVPDSFYYLSPEDAKKVLEDAWGNPPSELGLGMLFPSAYTPLDGDSWGVTIDFEQQGYVSDEDAADIDYNDLLAEMQADTREESKYRVEQGFETLELVGWAAQPYYDANTHKLYWAKELRFGDMEQNTLNYNVRALGRRGVLVMNFIASMPQLPEIEASRDQVLAMATFNDGHRYSQFNPDIDEVAAYGIGGLIAGKVLAKTGFLAIALVFLKKFWFVLLLPLLWLKNLVFKKKTA
- a CDS encoding TonB-dependent receptor, which encodes MTSHKSTYRFTRGVLSLAVATAIAGVATPSVAQQDFALEEIVVTAQKRAESVDDVPITINAFAADGIREMGAQNVNDMGTFIPGVETNVGDTSQASFTIRGISTNDFGSGSDPAVAVYVDGVYTGHGGSALVNFNDIDRVEVLKGPQGTLFGRNAAAGAISITTKAPSQETEGYVDVQMGNYNKQKIAMGFSTGLSDTVAFRVGGYTNKRDGFINNASDTGIAGDSLWTEDDHGVVASLLWQPGENTDVILRGDYNKEDTDGPIGSSFTLAPDNIYDDYTTDNAGFNDRTIQGASLTITHGWDDFTLTSITAQRGYEFHQNEEEDGTDNARFFLTTDTIEDQSQFSQEFRLNFENEDIKWFVGASYFKDKIDQTYLVDATTITLDTFFLVDAFGAVFENPAAYVAANPQLTGGGMQGFLTTGIAPMLNAQLAPFGLSMQAVDIGNATVSNLNAANGGTPWQEAMHNSRELTSYAVYGDVTYSITDTIDATLGLRWSKDEKDFAIQSSYTNLIQIPTLTVNALNTSLPTSAIPGAPQAIPFGLIFFEQIGTPGNPELKNDAWSSVDPRLVVNYRPTDDMMIFGSLAKGYKAGGFNSLGDDPSFDNEDVINGEVGMKSKFMDGRMRLNASYYYFEYDNLQILKLSGPAGVIPTYNIKNADAKGQGVELEWQFLATENLMLAANYGWTTTEYTRYEQFDGDEPGFTLVGEPLSSMPENKFNAMAEYTFNFANDLAFRIRGDYNYTGDRVNNSGVGAGQEIEGFQVVNLRATLENAAGDWSLALYANNLFDEEYLWDIGGTGDGIGSPVATRGLPRMYGLQARYNF